A genomic stretch from Rhodomicrobium vannielii ATCC 17100 includes:
- a CDS encoding cobyric acid synthase: protein MTARALMFQGTGSDVGKSLIVAGMCRLLADRGLSVRPFKPQNMSTNAGVTADGGEIGRAQMLQARAARVAPSVHMNPVLLKPQSDTGAQIVVQGKVWGRAEARDYQSRKAALMPPVLESFARLKAECDLVLIEGAGSPSEVNLRANDIANMGFARAADVPVVLIGDIDRGGVIASLVGTKAVLDAEDAAMIRGFIVNKMRGDASLFADGMRFVADRTGWTPLGLVPWFADAHALPPEDGFSRDWVREGAKAGQRVKIAVPVLPHIANFDDLDPLRLEPGVDLVALAHGEPLPADADLVILPGSKATIADLTALRACGWEADIVAHVRRGGRVLGLCGGYQMLGRWVADPAGVEGRPGGVPGLGLLDVETELAGDKTLAAVTGRTAADNVPLSGYEIHIGRTFGSDTARPLVLLHEDGGCRPDGAVSADGRVMGSYVHGLFAEDRQRAAWLARLGGEPSALSYEAAIDDTLDRLAAHLARHLDIEALLALAC from the coding sequence ATGACGGCCCGCGCGCTGATGTTTCAGGGAACCGGCTCCGATGTCGGCAAGTCACTGATCGTGGCGGGGATGTGCCGTCTGCTCGCGGATCGCGGGCTTTCCGTGCGCCCATTCAAGCCGCAGAACATGTCGACCAACGCGGGGGTCACTGCGGACGGCGGCGAAATCGGCCGCGCGCAGATGCTTCAGGCCCGTGCGGCGCGCGTGGCGCCGAGCGTCCACATGAACCCCGTGCTGTTGAAGCCGCAGAGCGATACCGGCGCGCAGATCGTCGTGCAGGGCAAAGTCTGGGGCAGGGCCGAGGCGCGCGATTATCAGTCGCGCAAGGCGGCTCTGATGCCGCCGGTTCTCGAAAGTTTCGCGCGGCTGAAGGCGGAATGCGACCTCGTGCTGATCGAGGGTGCGGGCTCACCGTCCGAAGTAAACCTCCGCGCGAACGACATCGCGAATATGGGTTTTGCGCGGGCGGCCGACGTACCCGTGGTGCTCATCGGCGACATCGACCGGGGCGGCGTGATCGCGAGCCTTGTCGGCACCAAGGCGGTGCTCGATGCGGAAGACGCCGCCATGATCCGCGGCTTCATCGTCAACAAGATGCGCGGCGATGCGAGCCTGTTCGCGGACGGAATGCGCTTCGTCGCCGACCGCACGGGCTGGACGCCGCTCGGCCTCGTGCCGTGGTTCGCGGACGCGCATGCGTTGCCGCCGGAAGACGGCTTTAGCCGCGACTGGGTGCGCGAGGGCGCGAAGGCCGGTCAGCGCGTGAAGATCGCCGTGCCGGTGCTGCCGCATATCGCAAATTTCGACGATCTCGATCCGCTGCGGCTTGAGCCGGGCGTCGATCTCGTGGCGCTGGCTCATGGCGAGCCGCTTCCCGCCGACGCGGATCTCGTCATCCTGCCCGGCTCGAAGGCCACCATTGCAGACCTCACAGCGCTCCGCGCCTGCGGATGGGAGGCGGACATTGTCGCGCATGTCCGGCGCGGCGGGCGGGTGCTTGGCCTTTGCGGCGGCTATCAGATGCTGGGGCGCTGGGTGGCCGATCCAGCGGGCGTCGAGGGCAGGCCGGGCGGAGTGCCGGGGCTCGGGCTGCTCGATGTCGAAACGGAGCTTGCGGGCGACAAGACGCTCGCGGCCGTAACGGGCCGGACAGCGGCGGACAACGTGCCGCTTTCGGGCTACGAAATCCACATCGGCCGCACCTTCGGCTCGGACACAGCGCGGCCTCTGGTGCTTCTTCATGAAGACGGCGGCTGTAGGCCCGACGGCGCGGTGTCAGCGGATGGGCGCGTGATGGGCAGCTATGTCCACGGGCTTTTCGCGGAGGACCGCCAGCGCGCGGCGTGGCTGGCGCGGCTCGGCGGCGAGCCTTCCGCGCTTTCCTATGAGGCCGCGATCGACGACACGCTCGACCGCCTCGCCGCCCACCTCGCGCGGCACCTCGACATCGAAGCGTTGCTGGCGCTCGCTTGCTGA
- the cobW gene encoding cobalamin biosynthesis protein CobW, with amino-acid sequence MSLAKVPVTIVTGFLGAGKTSLVRHLIENANGRRLAVLVNEFGDIGIDGEILKGCADPTCPEDAIVELTNGCLCCTVADEFVPTMTALLNRKEPPEHILIETSGLALPKPLLKAFDWPDLKTRITVDGVIAVADAEAVADGRFAPDPALVAKQRAGDTSIDHDTPLGEVFEDQVACADLVILNKADLLDEARLAVAREVVLAEAPRPIPVIAAIEGHVDPRVVLGLGAAAEDDLDARPTHHDHGEPHDHDDFETVAITLPEQASQADLLAKVEAAARAHNILRVKGYVAIAGKPMRLLVQGVGSRIRAQFDRPWHAEKQRLSRLVVIGEKGFDAAAVAAILDGA; translated from the coding sequence ATGTCTCTCGCGAAAGTCCCCGTCACCATCGTCACCGGCTTCCTCGGCGCAGGCAAGACGAGCCTCGTCCGCCATCTGATCGAAAACGCGAACGGCCGCCGCCTCGCCGTGCTCGTCAACGAGTTCGGCGACATCGGCATCGATGGCGAAATCCTCAAAGGCTGCGCCGACCCTACATGCCCCGAAGACGCCATCGTGGAACTGACCAACGGCTGCCTCTGCTGCACGGTCGCGGACGAGTTCGTACCCACGATGACGGCGCTGCTGAATCGAAAGGAGCCGCCGGAACACATCCTCATCGAGACGTCCGGGCTCGCGCTGCCGAAGCCGCTGCTCAAGGCGTTCGACTGGCCCGACTTGAAAACGCGCATCACGGTTGACGGCGTCATTGCCGTCGCCGATGCCGAAGCCGTGGCGGATGGGCGTTTCGCGCCGGACCCGGCACTCGTGGCGAAGCAGCGCGCGGGCGACACGAGCATCGACCACGACACGCCGCTCGGCGAGGTGTTCGAGGATCAGGTTGCGTGCGCGGATCTCGTCATTCTGAACAAGGCCGATCTTCTGGACGAAGCGCGGCTTGCGGTCGCGCGCGAGGTGGTGTTGGCCGAAGCGCCGCGCCCTATCCCCGTAATTGCGGCAATCGAAGGCCACGTCGATCCGCGCGTGGTGTTGGGGCTTGGCGCGGCTGCGGAAGACGATCTCGACGCGCGGCCAACGCATCACGATCACGGCGAGCCGCACGACCACGACGATTTCGAAACGGTCGCGATCACGCTGCCGGAGCAGGCGTCACAGGCCGACCTCCTCGCGAAGGTCGAGGCGGCGGCGCGCGCACACAATATCCTGCGCGTGAAGGGCTATGTTGCCATCGCGGGAAAGCCGATGCGGCTTCTCGTGCAAGGCGTCGGCTCCCGCATTCGCGCGCAGTTTGACCGGCCGTGGCACGCGGAGAAGCAGCGCCTCTCGCGGCTCGTCGTCATCGGCGAAAAGGGCTTCGACGCCGCCGCTGTCGCCGCTATCCTTGACGGCGCATGA
- a CDS encoding DUF1636 family protein, which produces MEATSTCEAPPARRATVFVCVLCGRNPADKAAPPSGHALYEALAAEHAARAEMRFRIEPAQCLSNCNRGLTVAIAGPDRWTYMFGELTIEDAPGIYRGCIANAETEDGLVPWNERPACFRRALIARVPPLPERSL; this is translated from the coding sequence ATGGAAGCGACATCAACCTGTGAAGCCCCGCCAGCGCGCCGCGCCACCGTCTTCGTGTGCGTGCTTTGCGGGCGCAACCCTGCCGACAAGGCCGCGCCTCCGTCCGGCCACGCACTCTATGAAGCGCTCGCCGCCGAGCACGCCGCCCGCGCTGAAATGCGCTTTCGCATCGAGCCGGCGCAATGCCTGTCGAACTGCAATCGCGGCCTTACCGTCGCCATCGCCGGGCCGGACCGCTGGACGTACATGTTCGGCGAACTGACGATCGAGGACGCGCCGGGTATCTATCGCGGCTGCATCGCCAACGCCGAAACCGAAGACGGCCTCGTGCCATGGAACGAGCGCCCCGCCTGCTTTCGCCGCGCGTTGATCGCGCGCGTGCCGCCGCTTCCCGAAAGGAGCCTTTGA